The Drosophila teissieri strain GT53w chromosome X, Prin_Dtei_1.1, whole genome shotgun sequence genome has a segment encoding these proteins:
- the LOC122624098 gene encoding uncharacterized protein LOC122624098, whose translation MDANKLKKLEEVVRIGGKGTVRRKHKNIPSSAAVDEKRLQTTLAKLPLSQVNGIQEVTIEFTDSSEMVVAMPRVQGTTSSNLFVITGDFVRKSSPAGGASKGPKASKPAAGGVYKSESQQAIKVVAKKPKKPRNRVRARNKKAQMLLAAKNEEASAELKTDPLAGGDSEPKLLGAAAESIPSSSEDADDPNNDDKVSSEDGSSDVDETIVGDADSLGSFDDDSDSKNDDGKEWNNLSFYSDDYDSQAEQPDPKTAHAQVSEDED comes from the coding sequence ATGGACGCGAACAAGCTAAAGAAACTGGAGGAAGTGGTGCGCATCGGTGGCAAGGGAACGGTGCGCCGCAAGCACAAGAACATCCCATCCTCGGCTGCGGTCGATGAGAAGCGTCTGCAGACCACACTGGCCAAGTTGCCCTTGAGCCAGGTCAACGGCATCCAGGAGGTGACCATCGAGTTTACCGATTCCAGCGAGATGGTGGTGGCCATGCCCCGGGTTCAGGGCACCACGTCCAGTAACTTGTTCGTGATTACCGGCGATTTCGTGCGCAAGTCGTCACCAGCTGGCGGCGCATCGAAAGGGCCCAAGGCATCCAAGCCGGCAGCTGGTGGCGTCTATAAATCAGAGTCGCAGCAGGCCATCAAGGTGGTGGCCAAGAAGCCCAAGAAGCCACGCAATCGGGTTCGTGCTCGCAACAAGAAGGCCCAAATGTTGCTCGCCGCAAAGAATGAAGAAGCATCCGCCGAGCTGAAGACTGATCCCTTGGCTGGCGGGGATTCGGAGCCGAAGCTGCTGGGCGCTGCTGCTGAATCGATTCCGAGCTCTTCCGAAGATGCTGACGATCCGAACAACGATGACAAGGTGTCCTCGGAGGATGGTTCCTCCGATGTGGATGAGACCATCGTCGGCGACGCAGACTCGCTGGGCAGTTTCGACGACGATTCCGACAGCAAGAACGATGACGGCAAGGAGTGGAACAACCTATCCTTCTACTCCGACGACTATGATTCCCAGGCGGAGCAGCCCGATCCGAAGACAGCGCACGCTCAGGTGTCCGAGGACGAGGATTAG